Within Chitinivibrionales bacterium, the genomic segment GGAAAGAAAAAAAATCATTGATGTCGATCACCGAGTTCAGCGAAAAGCCGACGCTTGAATATGCCCGTGAACACCTTCATGTTGAAGGTATGAATGATGATTCTTTTTTCACCGTCTTCGGCCAGTATATTCTTCAGCCGGAAATATTCGCCTATCTTGAGGAAGCGATTGACAACAATATTAGGGAAAAAGGAGAATTCCAACTGACATCCTGTCTCGACAAACTCAGGCAGGAGAAGGGATTCACCGGCTATGTCGTTAAAGGACGGCGATTTGACATTGGTGTGCCTGAAGCCTATCGGGAGACGGTGATTGATTTTCGAAATGCGTAAGAGGTCCGGCAAAAGAAGGATAAACGATTAGAAATATGAGTTTTACAAAAACAGCATTTATTCATTCGGAAGAAATCGAACGGTACCATTATCCCGACATGTGTCCTTTTAAAACAGAACGTGCGGGAATGACAAAGTCGCTGTTGAAATCCATGGGACTTTTTGGCGGCGGCAACAGCTTTGAGGCTGCTCCTGTGGCGATTACGGAAAAGGAAGCCAACCAGTTTCACACCAAACGATATCTTAATATTCTGAAACGGATATCCACCACCGGCGACATGAAATCCGACGATTTCTTTTACGGATTAGGGACTGAAGAAACGCCGGTATTTTATGATCTTTTCCCCTATTCCATGCTTGCCGCCGGAGCCACCGTTACCGGTGCCCGCCTGCTCTTAGAAGGGGCTGCCGGACGGGTGTTCAATCCATCAGGGGGATACCATCACGCACTCCCCGAAAAAGCAGGTGGTTTCTGCTATATTAACGATATCGCACTCGGCTGCAAAACCCTGGCAAAGGCCGGAAAACGGGTCCTCTGTCTCGACCTCGACGCTCATCACGGTAACGGCACGCAGCATGCGTTCTATAAAAACAGTGATGTTTTCACCATTTCAATTCATGAAAGCGGCAAATCACTCTACCCCTGGGGTGGCTTTGAAGATGAGATCGGTGAAGGCAGAGGGGCCGGATACAATGTCAATATTCCGATTCCTCCCGGCACCGATGACGATGCCTATTTATTTATTTTCGAAACTCTGGTTCCGCCTCTTATCGAATTTTATGATCCTGATGTCATCGTCTGTGAAATCGGCATGGATATCCTTGCCGGAGACCCGCTTACCCATCTGAACATGACCAACAACGTGTTTGCCGAAATCCTGCCTGATATTATGCAGCTCAACAAACCCATGCTTGTCACCGGCGGCGGCGGCTATATCCCCCGAAAAACCGCCCGCGGATGGGCCCTGGTCTGGACTATCCTTAATGACATGGAATCGGCAATCGAAGAACCTCTGGGTATGGGCGGCGTCTTTTTGGGAAGCAACGAATGGCAGGGAGGCCTCCGGGACATGCGGGTCTATTCACGAGGAACAAAACATTCCAGAATCCATACGGAAATCGCAGAAACAATCAGGAAAATCGAATCGACGGTTTTTAAGATGCATAAGATTTAATTCGCACACCGG encodes:
- a CDS encoding acetoin utilization protein AcuC, with the protein product MSFTKTAFIHSEEIERYHYPDMCPFKTERAGMTKSLLKSMGLFGGGNSFEAAPVAITEKEANQFHTKRYLNILKRISTTGDMKSDDFFYGLGTEETPVFYDLFPYSMLAAGATVTGARLLLEGAAGRVFNPSGGYHHALPEKAGGFCYINDIALGCKTLAKAGKRVLCLDLDAHHGNGTQHAFYKNSDVFTISIHESGKSLYPWGGFEDEIGEGRGAGYNVNIPIPPGTDDDAYLFIFETLVPPLIEFYDPDVIVCEIGMDILAGDPLTHLNMTNNVFAEILPDIMQLNKPMLVTGGGGYIPRKTARGWALVWTILNDMESAIEEPLGMGGVFLGSNEWQGGLRDMRVYSRGTKHSRIHTEIAETIRKIESTVFKMHKI